One window from the genome of Candidatus Synechococcus calcipolaris G9 encodes:
- a CDS encoding YqeG family HAD IIIA-type phosphatase, whose product MALRQITRLLQPKLVLKDSILALTPDILECHGLKGLVLDVDDTLVPCWDPTVSPEVVSWLKETKKSVNLWLVSNNISQSRIRAIAEQLDLPYLMGAGKPSRRKVRQAVEAMELPVENIAMVGDRLFTDVIAGNRLGLFTILVEPMVGDRPDYRVWGRSLELWLYRNLTNLFQMDTKI is encoded by the coding sequence ATGGCCCTGCGTCAGATTACCCGTCTTCTTCAGCCTAAGCTCGTCCTTAAGGATTCCATTCTTGCCCTGACTCCAGATATTTTGGAGTGTCATGGCTTAAAGGGACTGGTCTTAGATGTGGATGATACCCTGGTACCCTGCTGGGATCCGACGGTTTCCCCAGAGGTGGTGTCCTGGCTGAAAGAAACGAAAAAGAGTGTGAATCTTTGGCTGGTGAGTAACAATATTAGCCAGAGTCGAATTCGGGCGATCGCCGAGCAACTGGATCTTCCCTACCTAATGGGGGCTGGCAAGCCGTCCCGTCGTAAAGTCCGCCAAGCCGTAGAGGCGATGGAGTTGCCCGTAGAAAATATTGCCATGGTGGGCGATCGCCTGTTTACGGATGTGATTGCTGGAAATCGACTGGGATTATTTACAATTTTGGTGGAACCCATGGTGGGCGATCGCCCAGATTATCGGGTTTGGGGTCGATCCCTTGAGCTTTGGCTGTATCGGAATCTGACGAACCTCTTTCAAATGGACACCAAGATATGA